tgatcagtacTAAGGACAAGTAATCATTGGTagtgactgctgatcagtggtagggactaCTGATCATTaatagggacaggtaatcattgatAAGGACTGCTGCTTAGTGCTAGGGACTCCCAATCAGtgctagggactgctgatcaatGGGAGGGACTGCTGATCGTTGGTAGGtacaggtaatcattgtcagAGACTGCTGATCAGTTGTAGGGACTGCATTATTATATCAGTGTGATGGGTACAAATGACCTTCTTCCCTTCTGTGTGGGAGCTCATGGCAGGGTTGCCAGGATTTGCCAGTAATGGGAATAGTCTCATATAGGAGCTGTCTGCCAAAAGGGGAAGCTCCTGATGTCTGGAGCACTCAACCTCCATTTAGCAATGCTGTTGTAACCCATCCCCTCATGTTGACACCTACCGGTACACTCCAAATCCCCCAAACTAAGCTAATTCCTTTATTTTTTCACTTCACTTGTTTTATTTACTTCTTTGAAGACCCCTTTACATTCTAGTTAGTTGATACTGCAGTACGATGGGACAGAGACAATCGGGTGCATTCCATTAATAAATTTGAGTCCCACTAATTTTCTTTGTACTGTGTTGCTGGGTGACCATTGTGAAAGACTTCTTCAATAGGTGCCCACCAGTTTCCACCCTGTCCACCCTCACTGGGAGGTGGTCCTGTCCAATCCAATGACTCTTGGCAGGGTTCACAGACCTTCCACCAATCTCTAGTCACAGGATCTTTTCCTATTGCTGCCATGTCACCCTCCAGGTCATCCCCTACATAGTTTTAAGAAAACAGTGTCATGCTATCATGCTAAACGACAGGTAGATCTATGAATGGTCCCAGTGCTACTTCATTATGCACCAATTTCTTAAATTATTGGAAGTAACATGGATCAGATTTGACTGCAAATACAGCCACCTCTCATTGTTCCCAGCCACCTGGGGGTATTTTGTGCGAGAGGATGTCTGTGATTTACATGGAATTTCTCAATATAAATAGCAGACGCTCTCTCATGTGAAACGCCCCCAGCGGCTGGCAGCAATGAGAAGCGGCTGTATTTCTATAGGTAAAAGCATAAttatttgtagtgatatttggcataaataccacgagtgatattttaaaattattgttttacataatttgaaatttggcgcaattttgaaatatcacaagtggtatttatgccaactATCAcgtacaaatcatgctattacctgtttatactacaacctgagaaattcagtcatctagcaccatgtgtttatttttgtggAGTTATTTCGCTTCGTaagcgagcaaattggtttcaaagttcttgttttcggcccagctggtccagacattgaaccaggtcgatgtacttttctcagtatttcggttttccaaattttcttttagttcatgaatctcctgatttcaaaatctagaaatctttctgccattttatttggtgattttgggttaccatagtaactgtacttttgttttttgtattttattgtttttatttgcaagtTTACAAGGGACTAGCAAAGAAGTACCATAGTATATAATTTATTAGTTTTACAATTTTacataaaaaaaggaaacaaaaaagggatgacacacacacgcacacaaaGGGGAAAAAGGAggtgaaaaggtctattatatTGTAATACTCTACATACACATCACAAAAAATACTAGATTAACTAAAACAAGGTactttttacatgtaggtatttcaaattaagctgaaatacatctgctctcagccaatcaaattgcagaaatttctcaggtagtaggtAGTATAAGCAGGCTAAGATCATATGGCCTTGGTCAAATGACACAGAGTTCAAAAGGACACATGCATAATTACCTACAGGGTCTGTAAAGAAATTATTCTAAAAATTGTACTGATGATGTATAAATTTAGctcatgaaaaaaataattatcaattCAAAAACGACGAGGGCAATAAAAAGAGCATCTAATGAAGGCAAACAAAGGAGTAATTTATTGTCTGGCAGACTGCCTTTGACTCACGTGATTTTCGTGACTTTCTGCTTGAGTACAAATttgtgaaacatgaaaatttggctttattgaacgagttgataaaggttgaattacccaagtgaaagatttggaaagctgatgtttcgagcattagcccttccctctgacaaagggctaacactcgaaacctcagctttccaaatctttcacggtgcaTGGTAATTTCGAACTTTATCACCTCGAGGCTGGCTGGCTGCATGGTAGGAATGGATTGTTTGATCGACTGATCGACTGATTGATTGGTTAACATATTTTCCTTACCTATGTATTCCAAATGTGAGAACAACAATCCGTGATACTTGTCGTAATAAATTGTGAAGTTCCTGATATTGCTATCATAAATTCTCTTCAGAACCTAGAATGAATCGAGGCCAACATTACATcgtgaaatttttatttctttaaactTCTTGTAAAATATTATTGAAGTTACACTCACCTGGGGCCATACATCAGCGTGAAGTTTCTTGTATTCTTCGTACTTTTCAGGCTTAAGTTTTATGACAGATCCAATTCTCTTCGCAATCTTAGGATTTGAAGCCATTTCGAGAAAGAGAGAACGAAGCGCGGCTTAGAAGTTCGACCGAAGCGCGTGACAACAGTGACGACAGGGTATAAATTGATCAAATTACATAACGTACTGTCTCGTTTGCACccgatcaaaaaaaaaatcgaaatgGTAGACTGGATGAGTCTTTTGTCAGTTCTAGTAGTTACGGGTTGTTTCCTCCTTTTAGGCCGGTTTATAATCCGACTTGGTGTCATGGAAAGGGAGGCCATCTTTAATCTGAGTCCGCCACGAATGGAAATTCCGTCGCGGCCCATGATCGAAGTGAAAAACCCTTTTGATCTGAAATTGAAGTCTGCTAAGTTGACAACTTGTGGGAAAGGTATTGAATAACCAGTCTACATTTGGTGCAAGTGCGACTTATATGGCATCAATTTTTCTAATAACCCCCACCACCCcaccaccccaccccccccccctaaaaaaaaaaaaggcaatcgAGTGACCAGAAATATGCACGTATGTATTTCTTTTATGATGTAGAGTGAAAGATCCAAGCTCAGAAACTGATTAACAACCTGATTGGAATTTCGAACAATATTATATGCAAACCATTTCAGCTAAAAGTAATGTCACATCTTTGGCTCATCCTGTGTCATTCCAGTAAGAAAGAAACTACTTTGGAAAAAAGCTAGTTTTGATTTCTTCAGAACAATTAGACcgattgcataaatggcggctaaaaAAGTATTCTGTTGTCTTTGAGCTATTTAGACCCAATAGTCTCATTAGCACTGacaaaatacaaatgaaatgttCCTTTACAACAAGAGTAGTTGGTCTGATCAGCACATCGACTaaaaagtaataatttattgcatGGTCACCATTTTATGGAATCGGTCTATGGTTCCTGCTCTTTTTATTTGGAATTGTGACAAACATTCTCCCAATTACTAACATCAGAGCCAGAACTGAGAATGACACAAAGTCAATGCTGCCAAATTGAGTTTGACTGTGGTTCtcattatttttgttctttgtatCAAAGGTATCATTGACTTTGTATTGAGTACCACCACTACGTGCTTTGTAACATTTTACTGGGAGGTAGGAAAAGATGCTGTAGATGCAATTCTTCGCGATGGGGGTGACAGGCAACTAAGAAGCAACTTTGATGTTTCTGAAAATAACAGTAGTGACTCTGATTCAGAAGAGATGGTGATGATGTCCGCAGTACCTTTGGAGCGGGTCCTGCGGGGTTCTTACTCAGTACGAAGTTTCTCAGAATTGTATCCTTAATGGCACTTAAtggactgtttttttttgttatacttACCcaacatttatttttatttttatttcataataTATTATTAgtactttttttaaatttcttagttggcagttttctttctttacaatGCCACTAACCACtaaatttattttgcataaATGAACTTTTGTTAGTGCCCTATGTAATATTATGGTAAAAAAAgtttggccctggatttttccttcagatgttgtacCCATTCAAAGCAAGTAAGTTGCACACTTTTTTGGCCCAATTGGACCACAATATTATGTGGGAGAATAGGTTTAGTTTAATTTGTGATGTCATCTCAGTGTTTCATTTATCCATGAAAcaagcattaattttattatttattgtttttttaattttttttattttccaaaatAAAGATTACACAACCTTGTGGTGAGTGATTGCAAAAtcgatccttttttttttcctgtacAAAGCTATGCCATATTCTGGGTCCCTTTTTTTGTTACGTCCAAAAACAATAGACAAATCAGGCgttctgtaaaaaaagaaagctatcCCTCTCTGTTTATGCTTGTTTTGTGCATGAATGAAACATTGAGATAAGGTCACATTGTAAACTAGACCTGTAAGCTAGACCTGTATTGTTGCCGATGGGCCAAAAAAGCACTCGACTTCCTAATACTTTGAAAAGGTAGGaggtaaaaggaaaaaaggaaatatctttttgtttttataacacCTTCCTGACAGCTGTTTTCTTTCCTTATGCCATCTTGCAAACCTCATAGGCTCTATTAGTCAATTTTGTTGAGTTAATACCTGGTAGTTTTATGCACGGGTCACTTCCCAGAGGTTTTTAGGGTCAACCACATCTCTGACCTTTCCAAACATTATTTTGTCTCTAATTATAAAAACTTTAAGGTTTCAACTGTGAGAAAACATCCTTAAAATGTTGATTTCTTCAGATATGATTGTGGATCTGATCATGAAGTTATTGCAGAGTCTCCATCAGACTTGAAGCATGGATCACAAGCAAACAGTTCTTTATGCAGCAGGGACAACATTTTCACTCTGGTGGTCACCACTGAGATGGCGGATTCACTGGAATCACAGCAGCCATCAGACATTGTAAGGAGCAAATACTTCATGCAACATATAAATAGCTAAGTGGCAAAGCTCATTATGTCAGAGTATTCGAGATGTATGGTCAAAACCCGTTTTCTGTCGTTTGCACACACTGAGAATTTGTAAGGTCTTTCTCTTTAGGTCGATTAATTACCAGTAATAATTTATATCCCTTGTTCCCAGGTGGCCCTTCTTACAGCAGTACAAGTGTCGCAGTCATTATCAGGCATTCTGATCAGCAGCACAGAGAGGCAATTTGTTCAGACTGCTGATGGAAACTTCTACAGTTTGAAGGTGTAGTGTATAGTTATTGTAGTTTTACCATCaggacaaaaaaataacaacattaTTAGTCATAGAAATCAAATTAAAcaagtcaaatcaaattgaaGTTTGGTTTTGAGAGGAGACTTCTTGGAGCAGAGAAGATAAACaataaaatggtttgaacccaggagtaacattaccttgattgaaaaagatcatctgggtgactggagtcctgagaaggactgttgttagtgactgacgtttcgacaacctgtgcagaagccatcttcagagtcaagacgtggtagtgttagtcagttgaaaattcaaaaactctggtaagtgatttgattggtcagtagatagagtagcagTTGGTAAATGTGTGATGTGATGTATAAACTCCACCCACAACCAATAAACTCCACCCACATGTAGTGTCTAGTCTGAAATCAAGCCTGGGCCACATCGGTGTAAGAGGAGCCATCTCACTACTGTATCAACTCTGCACAAATCATTGCTTGTTGATGTGCTTAAGTTCACTTTCATATTAGAGGGAGACAAAGTAGAATCTAGTTCTTaaatgctaatttttttttttaattttcacaaTGCCTAAAGAATGATAGATTAGTGGTCAATTTGTAGGATGCAGGGCTGGTGCAATGGTGAGATCACTTGTGTTGCACTTGCCTGTTAAGCTGGCAGGATGGTTCACACACAAGACAAAATTTCTCTCAGGACCAGGTTAAGTGTGTTGTGAGAAGAGTGGTGATGAGTCTAAGTTGAGATGCCATATTCCTTTGGTTTTGGCCCTTGTTTAAGTGGCTTTCTTGGCATGTTTTCCTATGGGAAATTATCCCTTATCTCAGTGATTatgagaataataatattattttgtgttCTTGATTTTTGGTGCATTTTTTATCTTCAGTTTCAAATTACAGCCTTCTGCCTGATTGGGTAATTTAATTGCTCCCATCAAAGTAACAAAAGTGGGAGCAGTTAAGGATCATTATAAATGAGGCAGGCGGGACTTGGACTTGGCCACCACTCTTTTTATGGCTCAGACTAACCCTAACCTAGGGAGAAATTTTGCCTCACACATAAACTATCCTGCCAGCCACACAAACTAGTGTTGCACCACTGGTTGGATTCTGTTTGCTATCATTATTTTATCTGTTAATGATgtagttccttttcattttcagaaaCTATTTGTGGTAGAGAGTGATGATCTTGGGGACGTTGACTCATCAACACAACACAGTCAAACTTCATCAACTCTGGTAGGATCATCAGCAGCGTCATTAGAAAACAAGACTGTTAGTGCATCACCATCAGAGTTAGTTCATGCTGTGTGCATTGTTTGCAGAACTTTGCCTGTCACAAGAGCATTCCTCCCTTGTAGGCATGCTTGCGTGTGTGGACTTTGTTTTCAACAGCTAAGCTGTTGTCCCATGTGCCGGGGAGTCATTCagtcatatttcaaaattcaagatGAACCATTTGCTGACACTGCTGAGTCAGATGCCAGCAGTGAACTGAAAAGGATGACAGCTGGTGAAATTTTAAGAGGAATATTTTTGCCAAGCTAAAGTATAATAACCAAATAGACAGATAGTTGTTCATCCTGGAGTTTTTTAGtagaacaatattattattctactTGGACTCCTTAGatattgatttgatttttttttatttgatttggtAATAAAATACAGCTTTAATCAACCCAGTGGATTTTTTCCCTTCACCGAGTCCAAGTAAAACTGAGAAATATTATGCCAACCTATCCCGTCAAAGAGACACACCACCCCTCACCCTCTAACTAAACTGATTTTGAGAAATAAAGTTTATCCTTTGTGAAATTCAAGCCTGAGTTTTTTGCGTGTTGAGGAAATCAaggttgggtttttttttattcaagtttgcgttttgtagAATTCAAGGTTgcatcgaaagaatcaagtttgcgttttagAGAATTCAAATTTGCGTTTctgagaattcaagtttgcctcaaaagaatcaagtttgcatTTCTGAGAATTCAAGTTTCCATCAAAAGAGTCAAGTTTGTGTTTTAtagaattcaagtttgcatcgaAAGAATAAAGTTTACGTTTTTGAGAGTTCAAATTTGCATCGCAAGAATCAAggtttttgtgttgttttcccgagagtcccCATGTGTCCCTTGACTGTGTCTCGGACACACATCAGGACTCGAGGGAACCTGGGGGACCAtgcattaagtgctttgttatatatttagactttccctaatatagcaaaagcaaacaaaaacggCACAACTTCTTCATTCGCAATCGTCAATCAAGTTGACGTGGGCAGGTGCAAAGAATCACATCGCATGTTTTTTTAACATAGACAAGCACTGTCACGTGCTGCTGTATTCGGACACGCGTGCACCAACCAGAGAATTCAACATGGAGATCGAGGTCAGGCGAGCTAACTATTGTTACAACATCAAAGCCTACCACGAGAGAAAAGGAGAAGAACAGTTTTATGATTTCAtcataaaagacaaaaatggcGACATAATGAAGTCTCACAAGTTTATCCTGGCGTCCCAAAGTGAGTACTTCGCCGGCCTGTTTCGAGAGTGTCCCACAGCGTCTCAAACCACCTTCAGACATTTTCCTATAGAGGTGATCAAGATTTGCATCGAGTATCTCTATACCCAAGAACTCAAGCTGGCAGGCAACAATGTGCGAGATGTGCTTGTGTTTGCAGACAACATCAATCTTGTGGATGTTGTTGATATTTGCACCAACTACATCATTCGCAGCATCGACGAATCTAATTTTACTCTTGTAATGGATCTTGGAAACAAGCGTGGTATAGATTCCTTGATTGAAGCAGCGGTGTTTTACGCCATAAGAAATCAAAAGCATAAAGCTTTCGATGATTTGACAGTAAAGACGATTATGAAAGTTGCCCGGTGGCAGCAGAAGCGTCCGACCATAATGACCCGCCAACAGTGGATGATCAGTCAACTGCTGTGTAAGTTTGTGTCGAATCCTGCTGAGCCAGATATGGTCTTTGAGACACGATGCTCTTCCGTGTATATGGACGCAGGTAATTATGGGCCGCAGCTGGCTGTCAATGGCAAAGTTTCATATGAAAATGGAGGGTTCTTCCACTCCCTTGAAGAATACTATCCTTGGCTGGAAGTCAAACTTCCTTCTCCCATTCTGATTATGTCAGTGACCGTCATTAACCGCCAAGATATGTGTCATGAAAGGCTAAGAAATCTGGAAATCAGAGTTGGCATGAAGCCTGTCCCAGATGATTTCACCACACATCCACAAGGTCGCGAAGGGAAGAAACAGCTGGATTGCAACAGCCGATGTGGTTTCTTCGCTGGCCCAGCTGAACATCCACAAGTGGAACCTGTGTTCAATTTTCAGAAACCCATATTGGCACAATACCTTACGCTACAGATCATTGACAAAGGAGTTCTTCAGATCAATGGCCTCAAAATAAACGGAGGCACCATTTTGAACTCTAATGTGATGCAACCTGAGTGAAAACCACTATGTAAAAGACAGAATGATCCTTTATGCTGGATCTAAAAAGAACGCTTAATCAAGGAAGGAATTAACATCTAATGATTAGCATTAAGCCttatttaaaagctttttcaCAACCCTGTAAGAGGTTGAAAATCAAATCCATTagatatattattattattataaaggg
This genomic window from Acropora muricata isolate sample 2 chromosome 2, ASM3666990v1, whole genome shotgun sequence contains:
- the LOC136909135 gene encoding uncharacterized protein, which codes for MEIEVRRANYCYNIKAYHERKGEEQFYDFIIKDKNGDIMKSHKFILASQSEYFAGLFRECPTASQTTFRHFPIEVIKICIEYLYTQELKLAGNNVRDVLVFADNINLVDVVDICTNYIIRSIDESNFTLVMDLGNKRGIDSLIEAAVFYAIRNQKHKAFDDLTVKTIMKVARWQQKRPTIMTRQQWMISQLLCKFVSNPAEPDMVFETRCSSVYMDAGNYGPQLAVNGKVSYENGGFFHSLEEYYPWLEVKLPSPILIMSVTVINRQDMCHERLRNLEIRVGMKPVPDDFTTHPQGREGKKQLDCNSRCGFFAGPAEHPQVEPVFNFQKPILAQYLTLQIIDKGVLQINGLKINGGTILNSNVMQPE
- the LOC136909136 gene encoding L-rhamnose mutarotase-like; amino-acid sequence: MASNPKIAKRIGSVIKLKPEKYEEYKKLHADVWPQVLKRIYDSNIRNFTIYYDKYHGLLFSHLEYIGDDLEGDMAAIGKDPVTRDWWKVCEPCQESLDWTGPPPSEGGQGGNWWAPIEEVFHNGHPATQYKEN
- the LOC136909134 gene encoding cell growth regulator with RING finger domain protein 1-like is translated as MVDWMSLLSVLVVTGCFLLLGRFIIRLGVMEREAIFNLSPPRMEIPSRPMIEVKNPFDLKLKSAKLTTCGKGIIDFVLSTTTTCFVTFYWEVGKDAVDAILRDGGDRQLRSNFDVSENNSSDSDSEEMVMMSAVPLERVLRGSYSVRSFSELYDCGSDHEVIAESPSDLKHGSQANSSLCSRDNIFTLVVTTEMADSLESQQPSDIVALLTAVQVSQSLSGILISSTERQFVQTADGNFYSLKKLFVVESDDLGDVDSSTQHSQTSSTLVGSSAASLENKTVSASPSELVHAVCIVCRTLPVTRAFLPCRHACVCGLCFQQLSCCPMCRGVIQSYFKIQDEPFADTAESDASSELKRMTAGEILRGIFLPS